The following nucleotide sequence is from Toxoplasma gondii ME49 chromosome IV, whole genome shotgun sequence.
TTGCTTCACGTTTTGCTAGTCCAGAACCGCGCAGTccacaagaaacagaaagtaATATACGTGGAGAGAATTTTGTCTTCCACAACGACTGTAAAAGCAATCCTGGAGCCCACAGCGATATAGTCTTCGCTAAAGCGCACGAAGATGGCTCCAGTACAGATGAGCAGTGACTGCCGCGTGAAGACCGGTGTTTTGCTGTACCTATGACGATGAAAGGGAAAGGTGTGCGTGCATCATCTCTCGCCTCGGTTATCAGATGCACATGTGAGACGCGAACTGTGCTATCGAGTCTGATCAGGCTTACACGAGCCTTCCCCTGATGGCCTCTGCAGCTTAATGTACAGTTGTGTGTTTTACCGGTACTTCGTCGCATGCATATTTCCCTGCGAGAAGCGTTCCTGGTCGACAGGAGTTGGCAACAGGGCGAATCACAAGGCAAGTCAAGAGGGGGAAGTTGAAGCGTTCGAACAAGTGAAACGCGGGCGAGTGGAGCAACTGGAAAGAAGCAACCAAACGGCGCTACGCACCGTAACTCAGAAGAGCCTTGACGCGGGGCatgaaaagggaagaagccAGCCCTAGTGAGACAGATAGAATGTGGATCTCTTGTGAGTCTTAGTAATTCGCGAAAAGTTGACTACAGTGATGTAAAAACACTTTTTTCCTGCTTAGCATCGTCCTGTGTGGCACGACAGCCACGCCGCTGAGACTAGGCCTTCTTTGTCCGCCTAGGCACTCCGGTTGCGGTCTTGActtgctgctcttcttctgtcgagtTCAGTATcttgtgtgtttctttttcgttaCCAACGAAGCGGTTTCTACGGATCGTTCTCTGGCGGAGAAGCGGGAAACCAAAATGGGGATTATTGATCCCGTGTAGTTGGTGGGGGTTGTCCACCATTTGTGGTCGATGCCTGTTTTGGGTTCTGAGGTGTTGTTGAAAAAAGAGTGGCACTCtttcgaagaaaacaaatgCGATTGTTCCTCTATACCGCTATAGATGTCGCGATACACGGGCGGTTTTTCCGTAGCTGCGTCGGAAGGAGGAGTTCTTGTCACCTCGTGCATGCGATATCAGCTTGACGCTGCATGCCACGAACAGccctgttctctccctttgtgCATAAGAGAGCACTCTATTACCATTGCGGTTATTTTCTAGGCCACTTCCTGGTTTTATTCATCACTTCTTTTCAGTTTCCTGAATCGAATGCGTGTCAGTCGCTCGTGATGTTGAGGAACCACGGGACAGGCACGGCGTATTCCCGCGTCATCGATTCTACTCCCCTTGCAGAACTTCCAGATTTCCGAGATAGTTGCCTCTGTTTCGATTTTCATTTCCAGGGAAAACATCGGGATGTCCGTCTTTTTTATGTTCCTTTGCTTGCGAACATGTAGCTGTGTTTGTCGTCTTCCGCGTGTGCCGTGCTCGTGAGTCCAGGGGTGCTTCGTCCAGGCTTCTTGTTTTTAATTCAGTTCCGTTTCTTGTTGTTTTATCCCGGAGGCTTCCTTGCCTTTTGTGTCTACATCATCGTTCTCATTTCTCTACTTTCAAACGGCGATTTCCGGACGCCGTCAATCTAGCGAATCCACTCATCGCCTGTGAATCTGGCTGCATCCACGCCATCTTTGAAGTAGCCTGCCTTATTCACATTGGTCAATGGGTCTGTCTACATATGTTTCCACAAAAATAAGGAAAGATCAAACCGTGTAGCAACCCCTGTACtcatacgtatatatatatatatatatatatatattcatttGGAAGAGCTGGAGGCGGCCGTGTTGCCTGCCGCTATTTGAGAGGCGTTGCAGAAAGCGGACATTTTCCCGCGAGACACCGTGActctgtctttgcttttccagCGTGACAAACATGTCGGAATCCAAAGAAATCAGTTTGTCGgtggaagagacgaacaAACTGCGCCTGAAACTGGGATTGAAACCCCTGAGGTTCGACGACAAGGAAGCCGCTGAGGTGCGTTGAGTTTCTGCTGAAGAGTTccgtctgtctgttttccACTTTTCACAACTGCCTGGAGATATGAGACAACACAGGGAGGTATTGTTGGCGATTCACTGTCGGATGGTCGTAAGAGATGGTGATTCGTTTGTGGGCAGTAACGCTGCGTTCGCGGGAAAAGCAAACAAtcgagaggggagagagagcgttTCTCGTCACACTCcactttcttcgcttctacCGTTACGTTTAGGATTTCGCGTGCCGTAATGCCTGCGAGAAAGGGAAGTGTAAGGACCCATTCTTGCTTGGGGCGTCGATTTCTTTCACTCGACAAGCGtaggagagcgacgaggagagagagggcacTTTTTCTAGAGTACATACAGCCACAGACTTGTGTTTTACGTGAAAATCTAACAGTCTGGTAAAGCGTCCACCAGCCAGGGGAGCCAGTTGCATTCTTAAGTGCCCATCTCGCCCAAGCACTGAGGCAAATAATCCACACTGCATTCTGTTTCCGAAAGGAGGCGCACATGCCGCGGTGTTCgcttttttgtgtctttcttgtAGTCTAAACAATCTCGGGAtggggagagagactccGACGACGCTTCGTCCTCAGCCGGCAGCCACGCTCATCTTACTCAGACGGAGTTAGAtcagcgaagacgacaggCGGCCCGACAGTTGGTGGAGAGAACTGAAGAGCGGAGGAGGAAAGCAATTCACTCCGCATTGACTGCTGGACCTACcctgggagaagaagccgacgaCGATTTAGATGATCCCGCAGCCTGGGTGGCACGCATGCGGAAAaatgaaaaagagaaacatgtCTTGGCGTCTCAAGCTCGAGGTTAGACCTCAGTCACAACGCGACTCTAGCGTTCGTGTAGTTATGCCCGATTGTGCTGAGATGCTCGTATactatatataaatatatatatatatatatatatgtaatttTCATTTTATATGAATTTCGTCCTGTGAACAGGTATCCGTTTATGTGATCTATCCCGTaatgtatttgtgtgtacGTGGACTCCGGCGCCTACGCGATCCGTGCTTAGTCTGTCTGTGGAGGTGTCCGTGAGCCGAGGTTTGCGCTCTCCTGTGAAGCGGAGTTTACGTCCTTGAACGGCGCTTTTGTCTTGCCTCTTTCTTTGTGTTTCATGTCTCTTCACAGTGGATGCCGCCCACTACgacgacagcgacgacgagTCTGCGCCAGCGGCCTCTGCGCGAGAATTTCAGACCGAGGACGCTTCGATGCATCGGGGGAAGCGCCGCCGCGAGCGGCGGGGCTCGATTTCCTCCAGTGAGGGCGAGGCGGGGGAAGGTGGAGATGTGAAGGTGGTGCACGATTTGAAGGAGTTCGAGGAGGGGGAAACGGTCGTGTTGACCTTGAAGGATACGCAGATCTTGACGGCAGACGGGGCGCTGAACGACGATATCGACACTCTAGAGAATGTCGCACTtgtggagaagaacaagcagCGAAAGAAGTTGCGCGACAAGGAACGGAAGGCGGTGTACGACCCGACCGAAGActgggaagaaggcgaagacggccagccgaagaaaaaggagattTTGGAGCACTACGACGAGTGGGAACGTGAGGAGCGGGCGGCGCAGGGCAAGGGCAGGCTGCCCGAGGACGATCGCGGCTTTCTCCTGCCGAATCTGCAGGGCCGTGACCTCGACGAGCCGGTCGAGGTCCAGATTGAACTGCTGcgcgagcgacagagactcgtggagcgcgagaagcagaaactcTTGGGCCTCTCATCCCTCTCCGCCTACCACAGAGACGGAGTCGCGCTGACAGGGCCCACCCTGGGAAGGCAAAAGTACGACGCTTCAGGCCTGTGCTCGGTCGTCATCAGCGGCGAGCGTGAGGCGACGAAACgcggcgacggaggcgacgcaggcgaggcCGTCGCTTTTCGCAAGctcaagaagaaaaagatccagaagaagaagcagggcgCCGAGTTCTGGAAGGAACTGCTTGGGGGAAAGccgcaagaggaagaagagggcgaagaaaaggaaacgccgCTAGAAGATGACGACGGAATCAAGCCTGCGGCAGTGAAAAAAACACGAAGGAACGATCGACACCACGGGtcgcgagcagagaaaagagaatcAGAGAGCAAGTAAGTCGAATCTGGAAGGGTCAACACAAACGGCTCCGCATGGAAGGCCTGCGTTTTGTGAAAAAGCGAACCTAAATTGTGTCCAGGGCCCTGTGCGTGTCTGAGGTGGCGTCTGTGTGTTCACCTCGACATCGCGGTGCTGTTTCCGTCGGTCCAGTTCTCGCtccgctgtttctcttttcgtctcttttcttttgccGTTCTTGCACCTCTGCATGTTTTTCAGCGATAGGATCCTGACACAGGCGACGCAGATACGGAGAACGAGGGACAGTCGCACAGCGCTTGAAGTCGCGTTTTATGTTCATCTGGCAGTGCCGGATGCTATGCCCCATCATACTTGAGCAGGTCACTTTTCTTACAAGCGGCGTGTAGTTTGACGGGACTGTCACCCCCAGCAACCTCAGGAGCAGCCAACGCGCTCGCGGGCCGCGTAGAGCACCAGGAGACTCGAAACCAGCCGCCACGTTGACTGCTGGACGCCGGAAAGGTTCAGATGTGGACCCACAAGCAGACACACAAGTCGCACGGAACATCGTGTGTCGTTGTTTAGATGCAGACGTTGTTGTGCCTGTAGACGGAGAACCGTCGTTTCTGCGCAGCGATGCATGCGGGGTGGACGTGGGCGCTTTTAACGTTGATTTCGCATGTTTCTCCAGGACACCGAACACGCAGAAGCAACATGTCCGAGAGGCGCTGGAAGCTGCGAAAGTCTCCGCCAAGCATGTCAGTCCCCAGccaccttcttcgtcgtctcgaaaaggacgagaagggcAGGATGAAGGGAAAGAGCTAAGCCGAGGAAAGGAATGtcgttcgccttcgcgtcaggagggagaagagagaagtaacgtggaagaagacagagagaagggcatGGACGAAGATCTGGAGGACAACGAGCTCGACGACCTCAGTGCCGCAGACAGAGAGCTGCAGGAAAGCTTGGAGAAGTGCGTTTCCACAACCGGGCCGGGGCGTGGAGAAGCAGTGCAGAACAGCGTAAAAAACAGTGGGGAACTCAACGTGCATGCTCGGAACGCCTGCGTACTTTTGTCCAATCATGTCTGTGCAAGAGCGTGGctcgtttgtgtgtgtgtgttttttttctgtgtgagTGTGCCGCGCCTTGCTGGAGGAGGGTTTTACAGATGCGTTGTCGCAGGCCATTCTGGTTTTCCGTTTGTCCTGCgattctgtctccactcttgttCGAATGCTCAATCCCATCTGCCGGTTTTAGGCATGCCTCCTCCGGCAGATCTGTGTCGCTACCGCATGACAGTTTGCAACGATGTGTCTCCGGTCTTCGCGTCTCACTTTCCGTCGTCCGTTGTCTTCATTTGGAGAGGTTTTCCGCCGCGTCTGCCGCTTCTTTTCGCACGGCTGTTTTTGCTCTCTTCATCTTTCGCTTCGCtcagacagagacgcctcgCCGTTTTGAAGCTGCGAGAACAacgggaggagacagacgagacgcagagtAAGACACCGCAAGTCCGCCTTCTGAAGCTTCTTCGAAGTCAGGCCAGACACAAAGGCAACATCGTCGGTAAGCGCTCCGCGCCTTGATTCAGTTCCGGACTTCTCGACTGCGGTTGCGTTTTTCGCGCCctgttctttgtctccctctgtctcggcgTACCCTTCCCGCTCCCAGAGGCGAGCGtcccgctgcttctcgccgcgTGCCCCGGTTGTCCCCTCAGATGCCctcatctgtctcttctctcccatctctcttctctcccgtctctcttctctcccgtctctcttctctcccgtctctcttctctcccgtctctaTGCGCGTCCACCTCTCCCTGGAGTTTTGCTTGTGTTTTCCGGGTTCCCACGTGCAGCCTGGCTCTTGCCTGACGAGAGCTGGAGAAtgaggcgaagaagccgcacGTTTACACGAGCTCTGCGTGGAGAAcggtcttctctgccctctgtTCTGCCTCGAGCaactgtcgctgtctctttcttcccctggGAGGGAGGGACCTTTCGCAGTTCCACAGTTGCGGGACGCTTCCTCGGTTCCACCGCCGGGTGTCTGCCGGgactgctgcatgcgtcttgtGGTGGACTAAATTCGCGTGATGCCTAACAAAACAAAAGGAAGTACAGCAGATGCCCCACACCCACGGGTTACCCCCCCCTTCCCCCCTTTCctgtcgttctgtctcgctggCTGCAGATGCGGAGCTTCTGCCGAACGATGGTTCGGGATCGCCGAAAGACAAGGGATCGGCTGCTGACGCACCAGAGGCGCAAGctgaggaggaggaagatgagGCGCTGGGCCTGCAGCTGAGTACAACGACCGAGTTCTGCCGCGCCATCCAGACCCCTCTGGAGAAGCTCCTAAGCATGAAGCAAGAACCCTACGGCAATTCCAGACAGAGTCGGTGAGTTTTCGAGGACGCGGGAGAAGCTGAGACTTCGACTACGCGACTATCGAGAGAGACAATCGCGTGGAAAAACGTCCGTCCCGCAGTTTGCACGCGCATGCCCATGCGAACGCTCTGGCGGCAGCTTACCTACCTGGTGTGATGGAAATGTACAGATCGTCTGTAGAGACTGCAGAATGCTTTGGCTTGCTGTGGGGGGGGGTCCGACGGGtgttcgagagaaaaaaacgaatcCCGCGCATTCAAAGATCGCTGCTTCactgtcgctctcgctctctccctggCCCTCCCTCTTTCCGTTTATTGGTATACGCAGATGTATTTGAGAGTGTCGCGTGATGCGCTGTAagttctgcatgcgcgtgcaCCCACCTGGCAATTTGTGCGGCCATGTGCGTAAAATTCGCCGTCGCAGAGCGTGCCCACGTCTGCATCCGATAGTCcacgtttttttctgtcgagtGCACTTACTGGTTGATTCGTTTGCCGACTTGGATCTCGCCATTAGGCTATGAGTCAGCGTGCGTCACCCTGAAAGTGGTTCTTTTGGCACTTCGGTTCTTCTGCCCGCCAGCCGTTCATCTCAAGGTGGTTGTCGCGGTTGTCGCCCTCTCGGTGCGTGTATCGGTGCCGGAAATTCTTCCTTGTAGCTGGAAACATACCAGAAAGGTACTTGCTTCCCCTTCTTAGTATTCCCAGATATAAATATGTCTGTGTATTTTGTGTTCTGCCTGTCGCAACTCCGTGAGCAGACAAGACAAacccgcg
It contains:
- a CDS encoding SART-1 family protein (encoded by transcript TGME49_318140), which gives rise to MSESKEISLSVEETNKLRLKLGLKPLRFDDKEAAESKQSRDGERDSDDASSSAGSHAHLTQTELDQRRRQAARQLVERTEERRRKAIHSALTAGPTLGEEADDDLDDPAAWVARMRKNEKEKHVLASQARVDAAHYDDSDDESAPAASAREFQTEDASMHRGKRRRERRGSISSSEGEAGEGGDVKVVHDLKEFEEGETVVLTLKDTQILTADGALNDDIDTLENVALVEKNKQRKKLRDKERKAVYDPTEDWEEGEDGQPKKKEILEHYDEWEREERAAQGKGRLPEDDRGFLLPNLQGRDLDEPVEVQIELLRERQRLVEREKQKLLGLSSLSAYHRDGVALTGPTLGRQKYDASGLCSVVISGEREATKRGDGGDAGEAVAFRKLKKKKIQKKKQGAEFWKELLGGKPQEEEEGEEKETPLEDDDGIKPAAVKKTRRNDRHHGSRAEKRESESKTPNTQKQHVREALEAAKVSAKHVSPQPPSSSSRKGREGQDEGKELSRGKECRSPSRQEGEERSNVEEDREKGMDEDLEDNELDDLSAADRELQESLEKQRRLAVLKLREQREETDETQSKTPQVRLLKLLRSQARHKGNIVDAELLPNDGSGSPKDKGSAADAPEAQAEEEEDEALGLQLSTTTEFCRAIQTPLEKLLSMKQEPYGNSRQSRQDKPAHAQPDKREKRSNSNEKEKEEGEADDSDNDGRGDERRSREKDEDSSEEEEDLDTGFMNENPMGHGLAEALKYLQSKNHYSLDKMRQRRHRPDELPLHKPLGEKDIKIDHRDQYGNVMTPKDAFREISWRFHGKYPSLRKQEKKMKKMDIERKLLQNPMEALPTLSALQRLQEKEKASHLVLTGGSMDQ